From one Simplicispira suum genomic stretch:
- a CDS encoding electron transfer flavoprotein subunit alpha/FixB family protein: MTTLVIAEHDNASLKGATFNTVTAASQCGGEVHVLVAGHNAGPAAEAAAKIAGVTKVLHADAAALEHGLAENVAAQVLAVASNYSHILFAATAGGKNVAPRVAAKLDVAQISDISKVDSPDTFERPIYAGNAIATVQSQDATKVITVRGTGFDAAAATGGSASVEKIDAVADAGKSSFVGSEIAKNDRPDLTAAKIIVSGGRALGSKEKFDEVMTPLADKLGAAIGASRAAVDAGYAPNDLQVGQTGKIVAPQLYIAAGISGAIQHLAGMKDSKVIVAINKDAEAPIFSVADYGLEADLFVAIPELIKAL; this comes from the coding sequence ATGACCACACTCGTCATCGCCGAACACGACAACGCCAGCCTCAAGGGCGCCACCTTCAACACCGTGACCGCTGCCAGCCAGTGCGGCGGTGAGGTTCACGTTCTGGTCGCCGGCCACAACGCCGGCCCCGCTGCCGAAGCCGCCGCCAAGATTGCCGGCGTCACCAAAGTGCTGCACGCCGACGCCGCCGCGCTCGAGCACGGTCTGGCCGAGAACGTCGCTGCCCAGGTGCTGGCTGTTGCCAGCAACTACAGCCACATCCTGTTTGCCGCCACCGCCGGCGGCAAGAACGTGGCGCCACGCGTCGCTGCCAAGCTGGACGTCGCGCAGATCAGCGACATCAGCAAGGTCGACAGCCCCGACACCTTCGAGCGTCCCATCTACGCCGGCAACGCCATTGCTACGGTGCAAAGCCAGGATGCGACCAAAGTCATCACCGTGCGTGGTACCGGCTTTGACGCAGCGGCCGCCACCGGTGGCAGCGCCAGCGTCGAGAAGATCGATGCCGTTGCAGACGCAGGCAAGAGCAGCTTTGTGGGTAGCGAAATTGCCAAGAACGACCGCCCCGATCTGACTGCCGCCAAGATCATCGTCTCGGGTGGCCGGGCATTGGGCAGCAAGGAAAAGTTCGACGAAGTCATGACCCCGCTGGCCGACAAGCTGGGCGCTGCCATTGGCGCCAGCCGCGCTGCGGTGGACGCGGGCTACGCGCCGAACGACCTGCAGGTCGGCCAGACCGGCAAGATCGTCGCGCCGCAACTCTATATTGCCGCCGGCATCTCAGGGGCGATCCAGCACCTGGCCGGCATGAAGGATTCCAAAGTGATCGTCGCGATCAACAAGGATGCCGAAGCGCCAATTTTCAGCGTGGCCGACTACGGTCTGGAAGCCGATTTGTTCGTCGCCATTCCCGAGCTGATCAAGGCGCTGTAA
- a CDS encoding NAD(P)H-dependent flavin oxidoreductase — MSKLPPVLQNRSLPVIGAPLFIVSNPKLVIAQCQAGIVGSMPALNARPAEQLDEWLAEITETLAAWNKAHPEQPAAPFAINQIVHKSNDRLEHDMQVCAKYKVPIVITSLGAREDVNQAVHSWGGVVLHDIINNRFAHKAIEKGADGLIAVAAGAGGHAGVKSPFALIQEIRQWFDGPVALSGAIATGDAVLAAQAMGADFAYIGSAFIATEEARASDAYKQAIVDGNSDDIVYSNLFTGVHGNYLAASIRAAGMDPEHLPESDPSKMNFGGDAKKAWKDIWGCGQGIGAVTEITGTAVLVERLRAQYQAARARLAL, encoded by the coding sequence ATGTCCAAGCTTCCACCTGTTTTGCAAAATCGCTCGCTTCCAGTCATTGGCGCGCCGCTGTTCATTGTCAGCAATCCCAAGCTCGTCATTGCGCAATGCCAGGCCGGCATTGTGGGTTCGATGCCGGCGCTCAATGCGCGCCCGGCCGAGCAGCTGGACGAGTGGCTGGCCGAGATCACCGAGACCCTGGCCGCCTGGAACAAGGCGCACCCGGAGCAGCCTGCGGCGCCATTTGCCATCAACCAGATCGTGCACAAGAGCAACGACCGTCTGGAGCACGACATGCAGGTCTGCGCCAAGTACAAGGTGCCGATAGTGATTACCAGCCTGGGCGCGCGCGAGGACGTCAACCAGGCCGTGCACAGCTGGGGCGGTGTGGTGCTGCACGACATCATCAACAACAGGTTTGCCCACAAGGCGATCGAGAAGGGCGCTGACGGCCTGATTGCAGTTGCGGCGGGGGCCGGTGGCCACGCGGGGGTCAAAAGTCCATTCGCACTGATTCAGGAAATCCGCCAGTGGTTTGACGGCCCCGTCGCCCTCAGCGGCGCCATTGCCACGGGCGATGCTGTGCTGGCCGCCCAGGCCATGGGCGCCGATTTCGCCTATATCGGCTCAGCCTTCATCGCCACCGAGGAGGCGCGCGCCAGCGACGCTTACAAGCAGGCGATCGTGGATGGCAACTCCGACGACATCGTCTACAGCAACTTGTTCACTGGCGTGCATGGCAATTACCTGGCCGCCTCGATCCGCGCTGCCGGTATGGACCCTGAGCATTTGCCCGAGTCCGATCCGAGCAAGATGAATTTTGGTGGCGACGCCAAGAAGGCCTGGAAGGATATCTGGGGCTGCGGCCAAGGCATCGGTGCCGTCACGGAGATCACCGGCACCGCTGTTCTGGTGGAACGCTTGCGCGCACAATACCAGGCAGCTCGCGCACGGCTCGCCCTGTAG
- the acs gene encoding acetate--CoA ligase — MSAPSSAIESTLVENRVFPPSEAAVKAARISGMAAYEALCAEAAADYEGFWARLGREHLQWTKPFTQTLDESEAPFYHWYADGELNASANCLDRHIGTAVENKTAIIFEADDGSVTRVTYKELLGRVSRFANALKALGVVKGDRVLIYMPMTIEGVVAMQACARLGAIHSVVFGGFSAKAVHERVIDVGASVIITANAQLRGGKELPLKNIIDEALAMGNCDSVRNVLVYERTKTACNMVAGRDLTFSQAMEAQSDRCEPVAVGAEHPLFILYTSGSTGKPKGVQHSTAGYLMWAKVTMEWTFDIQPSDVFWCTADIGWITGHTYVTYGPLAAGATQIIFEGIPTYPNAGRFWQMIERHKCTVFYTAPTAIRSLIKAAEADPAVHPARSDLSSLRILGSVGEPINPEAWMWYYKNVGGERCPVIDTFWQTENGGHVITPLPGATPLVPGSCTLPLPGIMAAIVDETGNDIPNGSGGMLVIKRPWPSMIRTIWGDPERFKKSYFPDEMGGKTYLAGDGAVRSADRGYFRITGRIDDVLNVSGHRMGTMEIESALVAKTDLVAEAAVVGRPDDVTGEAICAFVVLKRSRPTGEEAKQIAKELRDWVAKEIGPIAKPKDIRFGDNLPKTRSGKIMRRLLRSIAKGEAITQDTSTLENPAILDQLAETN; from the coding sequence ATGAGCGCGCCTTCGTCTGCCATTGAATCCACTCTCGTCGAAAACCGTGTCTTTCCCCCAAGCGAAGCGGCGGTAAAAGCCGCGCGCATTTCGGGCATGGCTGCTTATGAGGCCTTGTGCGCCGAAGCGGCGGCAGACTACGAAGGTTTCTGGGCGCGGCTCGGCCGCGAGCACCTGCAGTGGACCAAGCCTTTCACGCAGACCCTGGACGAATCCGAGGCGCCGTTCTATCACTGGTACGCCGATGGCGAACTCAACGCGTCTGCGAACTGCCTGGATCGCCACATTGGAACGGCTGTCGAAAACAAGACCGCCATCATTTTTGAGGCCGACGACGGCTCCGTCACGCGCGTCACCTACAAGGAACTGCTGGGCCGCGTCAGCCGCTTCGCCAATGCGCTGAAGGCGCTCGGTGTGGTCAAGGGCGACCGTGTGCTGATTTACATGCCGATGACCATCGAAGGTGTGGTGGCGATGCAGGCCTGCGCACGCCTTGGCGCCATCCACAGCGTGGTTTTTGGCGGTTTCTCGGCAAAGGCGGTGCACGAACGCGTGATTGACGTGGGCGCGAGTGTCATCATCACCGCCAATGCGCAGCTGCGCGGCGGCAAAGAGCTGCCTCTCAAAAATATCATTGACGAGGCGCTGGCCATGGGCAATTGCGACAGCGTGCGCAATGTGCTGGTGTACGAGCGCACCAAGACCGCCTGCAATATGGTCGCCGGACGCGACTTGACGTTCAGTCAGGCGATGGAGGCTCAGTCGGATCGCTGCGAGCCCGTCGCGGTGGGCGCCGAACATCCGCTGTTCATCCTCTATACCTCAGGCTCCACCGGAAAGCCCAAGGGGGTGCAGCACAGCACCGCCGGCTACCTGATGTGGGCCAAAGTGACCATGGAGTGGACCTTCGACATTCAGCCCAGCGACGTCTTCTGGTGCACGGCCGATATTGGCTGGATCACCGGCCACACCTATGTGACCTATGGGCCATTGGCAGCCGGCGCCACGCAGATCATTTTTGAAGGCATTCCCACCTACCCGAACGCCGGCCGCTTCTGGCAGATGATCGAGCGCCACAAGTGCACGGTGTTCTACACGGCCCCCACCGCCATCCGCTCCCTGATCAAAGCGGCCGAGGCCGATCCGGCGGTGCACCCTGCGCGTTCGGATCTGTCGAGTCTGCGCATTCTGGGCAGCGTGGGCGAGCCCATCAACCCGGAAGCCTGGATGTGGTACTACAAGAACGTCGGCGGCGAGCGCTGCCCCGTGATCGACACGTTCTGGCAAACAGAAAACGGCGGCCATGTCATCACCCCGCTGCCCGGCGCCACGCCGCTGGTTCCCGGTAGCTGCACGCTGCCGCTGCCAGGCATCATGGCCGCCATCGTAGACGAAACCGGAAACGATATCCCCAACGGCTCTGGCGGCATGCTGGTCATCAAGCGGCCCTGGCCGAGCATGATCCGTACCATCTGGGGCGACCCGGAGCGTTTCAAAAAAAGCTATTTCCCCGATGAGATGGGCGGCAAGACCTACCTCGCCGGCGATGGCGCCGTCCGTTCTGCGGATCGCGGCTACTTCCGTATCACCGGCCGCATCGACGACGTCCTCAACGTTTCCGGCCACCGCATGGGCACGATGGAAATCGAATCGGCTCTGGTTGCCAAGACCGACCTGGTCGCCGAAGCCGCCGTGGTAGGGCGCCCCGACGATGTCACCGGCGAGGCGATTTGCGCCTTCGTGGTCTTGAAGCGCAGCCGTCCTACGGGCGAGGAGGCCAAGCAGATTGCGAAGGAACTGCGCGACTGGGTAGCCAAGGAGATCGGCCCCATCGCCAAGCCCAAGGACATCCGCTTCGGCGACAACCTGCCGAAGACCCGCAGTGGCAAGATCATGCGCCGCCTGCTGCGCTCCATCGCCAAGGGCGAAGCCATCACCCAGGACACCAGCACGCTGGAAAACCCCGCAATTCTGGATCAATTGGCTGAAACCAATTGA
- a CDS encoding electron transfer flavoprotein subunit beta/FixA family protein, translated as MKVLVPVKRVVDYNVKVRVKSDNSGVDIANVKMSMNPFDEIAVEEAVRLKEKGLVTEIIAVSCGVAQCQETLRTAMAIGADRAILVETSEELQPLAVAKLLKALVDKEQPQLVILGKQAIDDDANQVGQMLAALCDWPQATFASKVELTADKVSVTREIDGGAETLALRLPAVITTDLRLNEPRYVTLPNIMKAKKKTLENLKPEELGVDVTPRLKTLKVSEPPKRGAGIKVPDVATLVDKLKNEAKVL; from the coding sequence ATGAAGGTCTTGGTCCCTGTCAAGCGCGTGGTGGACTACAACGTCAAGGTCCGTGTGAAATCGGACAACAGCGGTGTAGACATTGCCAACGTCAAGATGAGCATGAACCCGTTCGATGAAATCGCCGTCGAAGAAGCCGTGCGCCTGAAGGAAAAAGGCCTGGTCACGGAAATCATCGCCGTCTCCTGCGGCGTCGCCCAGTGCCAGGAAACCCTGCGCACCGCCATGGCCATTGGCGCCGATCGCGCCATCCTGGTCGAAACCAGCGAAGAGTTGCAGCCCCTGGCCGTCGCCAAGCTGCTCAAGGCGCTGGTCGACAAAGAGCAGCCCCAGCTTGTCATTCTGGGCAAGCAAGCCATCGACGACGATGCCAATCAGGTGGGCCAGATGCTCGCCGCCCTGTGCGACTGGCCGCAGGCGACATTCGCCAGCAAGGTGGAACTCACAGCAGACAAAGTCAGCGTTACGCGTGAAATCGACGGCGGCGCCGAGACGCTCGCGCTCAGGCTGCCTGCGGTCATCACCACCGACCTGCGCCTGAACGAGCCGCGCTACGTCACGCTGCCCAACATCATGAAGGCCAAGAAGAAGACGCTTGAGAACCTCAAGCCCGAAGAACTCGGTGTCGACGTGACGCCGCGCCTCAAGACGCTCAAGGTCAGCGAGCCGCCCAAGCGTGGCGCCGGCATCAAGGTGCCTGACGTGGCCACCCTGGTCGACAAGCTCAAGAACGAAGCCAAAGTGCTCTAA
- a CDS encoding histone deacetylase family protein: MGKTGYFTHRDCKMHEMGPGHPECPERLDAIEDRLLITGVSDALEHFEAPEAALADIELAHTRLHIASLRGLTDWLREEMDAGGPSYTQMDPDTSINAHTWKAALRSAGAAMAATDAVIAGELENAFCAVRPPGHHACRDKAMGFCFFNNVAVAAKYALERHQLKRVAVVDFDVHHGNGTENILAGDERALMVSFFQHPFYPYSGDQSPAPNMVNVPVPAYTKGMEVRELIEIMWIPRLEAFKPEMIFISAGFDAHRDDDMGQMGLTEQDYAWITQRIKDVANKYAKGRIVSCLEGGYVMRALALSVEAHLRVLADL, from the coding sequence ATGGGCAAGACGGGTTATTTCACCCACCGTGATTGCAAAATGCACGAGATGGGCCCCGGCCATCCCGAATGCCCTGAGCGGCTCGATGCCATTGAAGACCGGCTATTGATCACCGGGGTGTCTGATGCGCTGGAGCACTTCGAAGCGCCGGAAGCGGCCCTGGCCGACATTGAACTGGCGCACACCCGGCTGCACATCGCCTCGCTGCGCGGCCTGACCGACTGGTTGCGCGAGGAAATGGACGCAGGTGGGCCGTCCTACACCCAGATGGACCCCGACACATCCATCAACGCCCACACATGGAAGGCTGCACTGCGCTCGGCCGGCGCGGCCATGGCCGCCACCGACGCGGTGATTGCGGGAGAGCTTGAGAACGCGTTTTGCGCCGTGCGCCCGCCGGGCCACCATGCCTGCCGCGACAAGGCCATGGGATTTTGCTTTTTCAACAACGTGGCGGTGGCCGCCAAATACGCGCTGGAGCGCCACCAGCTCAAGCGCGTGGCCGTGGTCGATTTCGACGTGCACCACGGCAACGGCACCGAGAACATCCTGGCCGGCGACGAGCGTGCCTTGATGGTGAGCTTCTTTCAGCACCCGTTCTATCCCTACAGCGGAGACCAGTCGCCGGCGCCCAACATGGTCAACGTGCCGGTGCCGGCCTATACCAAGGGCATGGAGGTGCGCGAACTCATCGAGATCATGTGGATTCCGCGCCTGGAAGCTTTCAAGCCCGAGATGATTTTCATCAGCGCCGGCTTTGACGCCCACCGCGACGACGACATGGGACAGATGGGCCTGACGGAGCAGGACTACGCCTGGATCACGCAGCGCATCAAGGATGTGGCAAACAAATATGCGAAGGGGCGCATCGTTTCCTGCCTGGAGGGTGGCTACGTGATGCGTGCGCTGGCCTTGAGCGTGGAAGCCCATCTGCGCGTGCTCGCTGATCTGTAG
- a CDS encoding mechanosensitive ion channel family protein: MPANGPLLDELGRKLVALAQPTVLIELAAALTALVLAWFFVAALRRLSGQRDPDSILFGRRLVDGALFPLVLLVFGYVARNFVDDHIPLAAFRLVIPALMSLAVIRTGAKVLQAAFPQAQWLGDIERTISWLAWGAMVLWVTGVLPRVLDALGQVRWKMGGSEMSVRTVLEGAITAGVVLLAALWISSVLEARLLRSATGSGLSVRKALSNAIRALLLFVGLMFALSAAGIDLTALSVLGGAVGVGIGLGLQKLAANYVSGFVILAERSVRIGDSVRVDGFEGRITNITGRYTVIRSPGGRESIVPNEMLISQRVENLSLADPRVWQSTVVSVGYGSDVDLVMRLLRESAFASPRVLKDPAPSAALSAFGADGLEFTLGFWIVDPENGTLSLRSDINLAILRALRAHGIEIPFPQRVVQFQGVGPTAQAAGGAIVPNVPPDSAQAATSAL, translated from the coding sequence ATGCCCGCCAACGGCCCGCTGCTCGATGAACTGGGCCGCAAGCTGGTTGCGCTGGCTCAGCCGACGGTACTGATCGAACTCGCTGCTGCGCTGACGGCGCTGGTTCTGGCCTGGTTTTTTGTTGCGGCGCTGCGCCGTTTGAGCGGGCAGCGCGATCCTGATTCCATCCTGTTTGGCCGGCGCCTTGTTGATGGGGCACTGTTTCCCCTGGTGCTGCTGGTCTTTGGCTATGTGGCCCGCAATTTCGTGGATGACCACATTCCCCTGGCCGCGTTTCGGCTGGTGATTCCGGCGCTCATGTCGCTGGCGGTGATTCGCACAGGCGCCAAGGTGCTTCAAGCGGCATTTCCGCAGGCCCAGTGGCTGGGCGACATTGAGCGCACGATTTCCTGGCTGGCCTGGGGAGCCATGGTGCTCTGGGTCACGGGGGTGCTGCCGCGCGTGCTCGATGCGCTGGGCCAGGTTCGCTGGAAGATGGGCGGCTCAGAGATGTCGGTGCGTACCGTGCTTGAAGGGGCCATCACTGCGGGCGTTGTGCTTTTGGCGGCGTTGTGGATCTCTTCTGTGCTGGAAGCCCGGTTGCTGCGCTCGGCCACGGGCAGCGGACTGTCGGTGCGCAAGGCACTGAGCAACGCTATTCGAGCCCTGTTGCTCTTTGTCGGGCTGATGTTTGCGCTCTCAGCGGCGGGCATTGACCTGACGGCGCTCTCGGTGTTGGGCGGCGCGGTGGGCGTAGGCATTGGTTTGGGCCTGCAGAAGCTCGCGGCCAACTATGTCAGCGGCTTTGTCATCCTGGCCGAACGCAGCGTGCGCATCGGCGACAGCGTCCGCGTCGATGGCTTCGAAGGGCGCATCACCAACATCACCGGGCGCTATACGGTGATCCGCTCGCCAGGCGGGCGTGAATCCATCGTGCCCAACGAGATGCTGATTTCGCAGCGTGTGGAGAACCTGTCGCTCGCCGATCCGCGGGTCTGGCAGTCCACCGTGGTGAGTGTCGGCTATGGCAGCGATGTGGACTTGGTGATGCGCTTGCTGCGGGAATCGGCTTTTGCCAGCCCACGCGTGCTCAAAGACCCCGCTCCATCGGCTGCGCTGTCGGCCTTTGGTGCCGATGGACTGGAGTTCACGTTGGGTTTCTGGATCGTGGACCCCGAGAACGGCACGCTGTCGCTGCGCTCAGACATCAACCTGGCCATCCTGCGGGCGCTGCGCGCGCATGGCATTGAGATTCCCTTCCCGCAGCGCGTGGTGCAATTTCAGGGTGTGGGCCCCACCGCACAGGCGGCGGGCGGGGCGATTGTGCCGAATGTGCCACCGGACTCGGCACAGGCGGCTACAAGTGCCCTATAA
- a CDS encoding acyl-CoA dehydrogenase, producing the protein MSYQAPIKDMLFAIEHLAQIDQVAQLPGFEDAGLDTAQAVLEECAKLAEGVLAPLNWEGDQNPSALKDGAVKTTPGFKDAYRQYTEGGWQGLQHPQDFGGQGLPKTIGAACIEMINSANMSFALCPLLTDGAIEALLTAGSDALKATYLEKLVTGEWTGTMNLTEPQAGSDLALVRTRAEPQGDGTYKVFGTKIFITYGEHDMAENIVHLVLARVQGAPEGVKGISLFVVPKFMVNADGSLGARNDAHCVSIEHKLGIKASPTAVLQFGDNAGAVGYLVGEENRGLEYMFIMMNAARYAVGMQGIAIAERAYQKAVAYARERVQSRPVDGSMKESATIIHHPDVRRMLMTMRAHTEGCRAMATVAAAAYDAAHHHADAQVRKDSAAFYEFMVPLVKGYSTDMSIDVTSMGVQVHGGMGFIEETGAAQYYRDARILTIYEGTTAIQANDLVGRKTARDGGAVARAIAAQIEQTEAALHANSSGAAQTVAARLETARLAYLDVVEFVVKHGKSSPNAVFAGSVPYLLLAGRLVAGWQLARSLLVADALLQKGQDTAFMQAKIVTAQFYADHVLSSIPGMRDAIVAGAGSVTELALDAF; encoded by the coding sequence ATGTCCTACCAAGCCCCCATCAAAGACATGCTGTTTGCCATCGAGCATTTGGCACAAATCGACCAGGTAGCACAGCTGCCCGGTTTCGAAGACGCGGGCCTGGATACCGCCCAGGCCGTGCTTGAGGAGTGCGCCAAACTGGCCGAGGGCGTGCTGGCGCCGCTGAACTGGGAGGGTGATCAGAATCCTTCCGCGCTCAAGGACGGCGCGGTGAAGACCACGCCCGGTTTCAAAGATGCGTACCGTCAGTACACCGAAGGCGGCTGGCAGGGTCTGCAGCACCCGCAGGATTTTGGCGGCCAAGGCCTGCCCAAGACCATTGGCGCGGCCTGCATTGAAATGATCAACAGCGCCAACATGAGTTTTGCGCTGTGCCCGTTGCTGACCGATGGCGCCATCGAGGCCTTGCTGACAGCAGGCAGCGACGCGTTGAAGGCGACCTACCTGGAAAAACTGGTGACCGGCGAGTGGACCGGCACCATGAACCTCACCGAGCCACAGGCGGGCTCTGACCTGGCGCTGGTGCGCACCCGCGCCGAGCCTCAGGGCGACGGAACCTACAAGGTGTTCGGCACCAAGATTTTCATCACCTACGGTGAGCACGACATGGCCGAGAACATCGTCCATCTGGTGCTGGCCCGTGTGCAGGGCGCGCCGGAAGGCGTGAAAGGCATCAGCCTGTTTGTGGTGCCCAAGTTCATGGTGAACGCCGATGGCAGTCTGGGCGCGCGCAACGACGCGCATTGCGTCAGCATCGAGCACAAGCTGGGCATCAAGGCCAGCCCGACCGCGGTACTGCAGTTTGGCGACAACGCAGGCGCTGTGGGCTACCTCGTCGGTGAGGAGAACCGCGGCCTCGAGTACATGTTCATCATGATGAACGCCGCGCGCTACGCCGTCGGCATGCAGGGCATTGCCATTGCCGAGCGCGCCTACCAGAAGGCCGTGGCCTACGCACGCGAGCGCGTGCAGAGCCGGCCCGTGGATGGCAGCATGAAGGAGAGCGCCACCATCATTCACCACCCCGACGTGCGCCGCATGCTCATGACCATGCGCGCCCACACCGAGGGCTGCCGCGCCATGGCCACCGTGGCGGCGGCCGCGTACGACGCTGCCCACCACCATGCCGATGCGCAGGTGCGCAAGGACAGCGCGGCCTTCTACGAATTCATGGTGCCGCTGGTCAAGGGCTACAGCACCGACATGAGCATCGACGTGACCAGCATGGGCGTGCAGGTGCACGGTGGCATGGGCTTCATCGAGGAAACCGGCGCCGCGCAGTATTACCGCGACGCGCGCATTCTCACCATCTACGAGGGCACCACCGCCATCCAGGCCAACGACCTGGTGGGCCGCAAGACGGCGCGCGACGGCGGGGCTGTGGCCCGCGCCATTGCCGCGCAGATCGAGCAGACCGAGGCGGCCTTGCATGCCAACAGCAGCGGCGCTGCGCAAACGGTGGCGGCGCGGCTTGAGACGGCGCGCCTGGCCTACCTTGACGTGGTGGAGTTCGTCGTCAAGCACGGCAAGTCGTCCCCCAACGCCGTCTTTGCCGGCAGCGTCCCGTACTTGCTGCTGGCGGGCCGCTTGGTGGCCGGCTGGCAATTGGCGCGCTCGCTGCTGGTGGCCGATGCGCTGTTGCAGAAGGGACAGGACACGGCCTTCATGCAGGCCAAGATAGTGACCGCACAGTTCTACGCCGACCATGTGCTGAGCAGCATTCCCGGAATGCGCGACGCCATCGTGGCCGGCGCAGGCAGCGTGACCGAGCTGGCCCTGGATGCTTTCTGA
- a CDS encoding hemerythrin domain-containing protein, which yields MVSGIQHHSTLVTQLVGDHRQLLESFGVLKKTAEANDATGFKRELQGFKALLIPHLLEEAVRLYTFLRQEFKTRGDAGSYQLVNDYKSEMKGIGDAAVHFVDTYSATAEDAIDFQEARASLHEIGRLLGDRIRREETELYPLYQSLH from the coding sequence ATGGTTTCTGGCATTCAACATCATTCCACTTTGGTCACGCAGCTGGTGGGCGACCACCGGCAGCTGCTGGAGTCATTTGGTGTGCTGAAAAAAACGGCTGAAGCGAACGATGCGACAGGGTTCAAGCGGGAACTCCAGGGCTTCAAAGCTCTGTTGATTCCGCATCTGCTTGAGGAAGCCGTCCGGCTGTACACCTTTTTGCGCCAGGAATTCAAGACCCGAGGCGACGCCGGTAGCTATCAGTTGGTGAATGACTACAAAAGTGAAATGAAGGGCATTGGCGATGCCGCAGTGCATTTTGTCGACACCTATAGCGCCACTGCCGAAGACGCCATCGATTTTCAAGAGGCGCGCGCCAGCCTGCATGAGATCGGCCGTCTGCTGGGCGACCGGATTCGCCGCGAGGAAACCGAGCTGTACCCCCTGTACCAATCACTTCATTGA
- a CDS encoding enoyl-CoA hydratase: protein MSSTSPEATSALLHQQRDARGVATLTLNDPARFNALGSEMLAALQEALNMLAGDETVRVVVLAGSGKAFCAGHNLKDMAAHPDLAWYQQLFAQCSRMMLSLQKLEVPVIARVHGMATAAGCQLVAQCDLAVAAEGATFATSGIHYGLFCATPSVPLVRNVPAKRAMEMLLTGDFIDARTALAEGLVNRVVSLDALDAEVERLVQAIVEKPRAAVAMGKALVYRQRELGLEAAYQIAGQTMAVNMMDEAAQEGARAFAEKRKPNWKT, encoded by the coding sequence ATGAGTTCCACATCGCCAGAAGCCACGAGTGCCTTGCTGCATCAGCAACGCGACGCGCGTGGCGTCGCCACCCTGACCTTGAACGATCCGGCCCGCTTCAATGCGCTCGGCTCTGAAATGCTTGCCGCTCTGCAAGAGGCGCTGAATATGCTGGCGGGCGATGAAACCGTGCGCGTGGTGGTGTTGGCCGGTTCGGGCAAGGCCTTTTGCGCCGGCCACAATTTGAAGGACATGGCGGCGCACCCAGATCTCGCCTGGTACCAACAGCTGTTTGCACAGTGCAGCCGCATGATGCTCTCGCTGCAGAAGCTGGAGGTTCCGGTGATTGCCCGGGTGCACGGCATGGCCACGGCGGCGGGCTGCCAGCTGGTGGCCCAGTGCGATCTGGCCGTGGCGGCCGAAGGCGCCACCTTTGCCACCAGCGGCATTCACTACGGCCTCTTCTGTGCCACGCCCAGCGTGCCTCTGGTGCGCAATGTGCCGGCCAAGCGCGCCATGGAAATGCTGCTTACGGGCGACTTTATTGACGCGCGGACGGCGCTCGCCGAAGGTCTGGTCAACCGCGTGGTGTCCCTAGACGCGCTGGATGCCGAAGTCGAGCGCCTGGTGCAGGCTATCGTCGAAAAACCCAGGGCGGCGGTCGCCATGGGCAAGGCGCTGGTGTACCGCCAGCGCGAACTAGGCCTTGAAGCTGCCTACCAGATTGCCGGCCAGACCATGGCGGTCAACATGATGGACGAGGCCGCGCAGGAAGGTGCGCGCGCCTTTGCAGAAAAGCGCAAACCCAACTGGAAAACCTGA